One Ranitomeya imitator isolate aRanImi1 chromosome 4, aRanImi1.pri, whole genome shotgun sequence genomic window, ATTTCTGGCTCCCattatggatctgagaccgtaagtacatgcatcacaccacattacacatatgctTTTTACGGTCATATGTCTAAATTTTTTATTGTAAAATTCAATTTCCCAACAGAACTCAGCCCAACCTCACTGGGAGGGAGACAGGGTCTTATTCTGAGTCCATTATTGATCCggtcggggaaggtgaagaggtggctggcccatcttctcagcCTTCCAGCTGCATCACCCAAGCTCCACCTGCACCAGCACCTGCAACAGGACCTGGACCAGCAGCCGCACGAGCACCCTGCAGCCTTGATGAACCAGgcgacagcagcagccctactgttccccTGGAGGCCTCCCCCCAGCCTGCTGTCATATCCCGCCGTGGGCGACGAAGGCGAGACATCCCTGCCTCTGATACAAGGAGGCATGTTGACACGGGGGTGCTGAATTACCTGTCCAGGGCTGCCCTGGATGAGGAGGCATATTCCCGCAGTCTGGCCCGGTGCCTACGTGccctaccccgtgaggtgaggctacgtgtgcgaGGATCAATGCTTATCCTCATTGATTCATGCACCCTCCCCCCAATACCTCATATGAGTTACTTGAGTTCTTGGAGAGGTTGCAGCGGTAACTCCATAACCTGCTCCGAGTTAACCTCAACCCAGAAGTGAATGGGCAATATGGATCTGACGCACTTCCTCCACTGGTGCCTACTCCTCAACCCATTCCTCCCCAAAACCAACCTTAGCCACaacaggcccaaatggcatccaatAAAAcacctgcccaatatggccacttgtacagacccagtgttggaggctggtcccaacctggctttcgACGTCATGGTTATATTGGAGGGTATGAGTCACGTGGTTTCCAGAATCCCCAGGAGTATAATGTAAATTATCCCTATGGACACTTTGCCACTCACCAATCTGATTCTGGCCACAACATACATCATGGCCAAGATTATgcacccacacagggtgaaggccAAGTTGGACACCAAAGCCAGCAAGAAAGATAGGCTGGACTCCGCCATCACCTCCATCAACATTCCAAAATGTATAATGTATTTTATCTGATTTTGCTATAGCAAATTACTGTTAATGTTTCATTGTTATGTTTTACAACATTTGAAAAAATGGTATGGCCAAATTTCTATGGCCACAAAAGCCctatgacaactttttttttttcttaaaaccaGATTTATCTTTTGGCTTTATAAAAAATGGCAAGTTTTGTCTCTTCTTAAAATAATTAATACAagatacaaaatgaaaaaaaaaacatctataaCAAATAAAATGAACACACACAACTTAAATGAAAAAagtatatttatatacacaaacattttaaacttacaacatagatacagcatgctcttgccagggagtagcacccagaGGTGTCACAAAATAATTAGTATAAATATCATGTACTTTCAGTATGGAAAGCGTTAGATGATAAGGGATCACATGTGGTCTAGGCCTACCTACATTgcccaacacaccttcagcaccatcagatgaggAGCATTCATGAAGTCTGGTGAAGTTATGTAGGACCACACATCCTTTGATGACCTCATTTACGTTggcttcactcagctgaatggctgactggaggacccgccatttggcacaaagaatgccaaaggcgcactccaccagtcgcctttCGCGTGATAAGCTTCGGTGATCCAGGTTTCGACAGGGATATGGCCTCATTACATGCCtggttaattgaaaggcctcatctgcaacaAGGACATAAGGCGCAGAAACTGGATTGGAGCCTGGAAGCTGACGaggtggtggtaggtccaactggttattgcgcagccgccgacccataatggaagaattgaagattcTAGAGAGTCTcccgttctcccataggccccaatgtctacaattataaacttgTAGTGACTGTTAACCAGAGCTaacaacactacagaaaaatattgtttataattatagaattggaaccctgagttcggcagcttacgcgcactgatatgtttcccatcaagggctccaatacaattGGGAAATTGGCAGTGTTCCTCAAATCCCCAGGCCATCCGCAaccagtcttccatcttgggctCAGGCACGACCACCTGATGAAGTCGGGACCAGATTACTGAACAGGTAGACCAGACTATGcctgagattattattatttattattattatacatttttatagcgccatttattccatggcgctttacatgtgaatacggggcaaatatagacaaatacattaaacatgagcagataacaaggcacacgagtacataaggagggaggaccctgcccgcgagggctcacagtctgcagggggtgggtgaggatacactaggagagggaagagctggctgtgcggctgttcagtaggttgaggatcactgcaggctgtagacaTCCCAATCAAAAATTCATGATGGAGTGCTGCATAAGATTGACCAGTTGTAAGGAAGCTAAAACTAAAAAAACTTTAAACAAAAAACATTAAAACTGGTTCAAGGTTTAAAACAATTCATATAGAACACATGTACTGTGTGGAACTAACAAGCCAGGCTATCAAAATTTAACACTGGCTATGTGAATTTCACATTAATAACATATTGTTACTACTAAGCGTAGAGATTTGAGATATATTAAGAATAAAATAAGAGAAACTGGTAAGCAGAACTAGCTAAGACATTTAGagacacatcatcaacatagagtacGAGGAGGAGGAATACGTACCGTaatgtaaggagaagacgctcctcagcagatataCAATTGCGCATCCTGCTGTCCTGAAAGGTGATCCCAGGGCGCACTGTCTCCAACAAAAGATCAAAGGTGGCAAGGCTCATGCGACAATATtgataaaacttgtctggatgtgtccgcagagatgcatAGAGACAGTGAAAATGGTCTTTAGTGAGCcgttgcctcaaaagcggatggacccacattcgtctcctcctccttggatccactatcactgggtatggctggccaaagcggcgtgacaaaaCCCAGTTGTATAGAACACGCTCAGTTGGGGTGAACCTAAGTATGTCTGACATGTTGCTAACAAACCACCaatacaccaacacaagcacagcaacaaaatggccagattggaggcttccacctgttgtagaggcaataaatagggttgctgaagatgatttaaattatttgcaggcctcaaaaccgttaaatgtccattttggaaggttgcAATTAAAAAAACGctatacggatgacatatggaggattacatgcgcaaaatacgcagccacaccttgccaacggatgacatatggatcactgctcagggaacatttctgcatattacgaccgtaaaaaacggaccgtatttttatacgttatgtgtgaccccggtctaacagtaaaatctggcgcgtcttcccttctgaactttgcactgtgcctgaaaagtagcatTCCCATACATAAGGAGTATCggtgtacttgggagaaattgcacaacaaattttggggtccatttttcctgttacccttgtcagaaTAACaaattttggatctgaagtaaattttttggggaaaaaaaagttaaatgttcattttcttttccacattccaaaaattcctgtgaagcacctgaagggttaataaacttcttgaatgtggttttgagcaccttgaggggtgctgcttttataatggtgtcacttttgggtatcttctatcatatagacccctcaaagtgacttcaaatgtgatgtggtccctgtaaaaatgagatatcgctggtcaacttttaacccttaaagggacactcacctgaatttggagggaacaatcttcagccatggaggcggggttttggggtttttgattcaccctttccttacccactggctgcatgctggctgcaatattggattgaagctcattctctgtccaccgtagtacatgcctgcacaaggcaatcttgccttgcgcaggcatgtactatggaggacagagaatgaacttcaatccaatattgcagccagcatgcagccagcgggtaaggaaagggtgaatcaaataccccaaaaccccgcctccatggctgaagattgttccctccaaattcaggtgacagtgtccctttaacacttcCTAAcataaaaagttggttccaaaattgtgctgatgtaaagcagacatgtggaaaatgttacttattaagtattttgtgtgacgtatctctgtgatttaagggatgAAAATTGAAAGTAGGAAAATTgcaaggtgacgaggttaattcgttagctgctgctctatttaactccacttagatctttgctccatgccacctgtcaatgttccagtattggtctgttcactcctggatcgttcttgtgacctgtcttcccatcagaagctaagttccagcttgtatttctttggtttgctatttttctgtccagcttgctatttaatttgttgtcttgcttgctggaagctctgggacgcagagtgagcgcctctgcaccgtgagtcggtgcggagggtctttttgcgccctctgcgtggtctttttgtaggtttttgtgctgaccgcaaagtaacctttcctatcctcggtctgttcagtaagtcgggcctcactttgctaaatctatttcatctctgtgtttgtattttcatctttactcacagtcattatatgtggggggctgccttttcctttggggaatttctctgaggcaaggtaggctttatttttctatcttcagggctagctagtttcttaggcagtgccgagttgcatagggagcgttaggcgcaatccacggctatttctagtgtgtttgataggtttagggattgcggtcagcagagttcccacgtcccagagctcgtccttattatcagtaacgatcagggcattccttgtgctcttaaccaccaggtccattattgtcctgaccaccaggtcataacacgggccatcatctagtaacatagttacctagagccccacttccagagcacatttcccactttttccctttcttttaCACTACACAGCTGAATTCAGAtgcgcacccaccattaatatatacagtgctttgcaaacgtattcggccccctggaacttttcaaccttttcccacatttgcttcaaacaaagataccaaatgtaaatttttggtgaagaatcataacaagtggaacacaattgtgaagttgaacgaaatgtattagttattttaaatttttgtggaaattcaaaaactgaaaagtggggcgtgcaacattattcggcccctttaacttaacccctttctgacatcggacgtactatcccgtcgaggtggggtgggcccctatgaccaccgacgggatagtacgtccagcgcgatcggcggcgctcacggggggagcacggccgggtgtcagctgcctatcgcagctgacatctggcactatgtgccaggagcggtcacggaccgctcccagcacattaacccccggcacaccgtgatcaaacatgatcgcgatgtgccggcggtgcagggaagcatcgcgcagggagggggctccctgcgggcttccctgagccccccgcagcaacgcgatgtgatcgcgttgctgcgagggtcttacctccctctctgtctgctccagacccggatccaagatggccgcggatccgggtcctgcagggagggaggtggcttcacagagcctgctcagagcaggcactgtgaagcctgcagtgctgcatgtcagatcggtgatctgacagagtgctgtgcaaactgtcagatcaccgatctgtgatgtccccccctgggacaaagtaaaaaagttaaaaaaaaatttttccaaatgtgtaaaaaaaaatattcctaaataatgaaaaaaaaaatattcccataaatacatttctttatctaaattaaaaaaaaacaataaaagtacatatatttagtatcgctgcgtccgtaacggcccgacctataaaactggcccactagttaaccccttcagtaaacaccgtaagaaaaaaaacgaggcaaaaaaccgctttattatcataccgccaaacaaaaagtggaataacatgcgatcaaaaagacatataaataaccatggtaccgctgaaaacgtcatcttgtcccgcaaaaaacgagccgccatacagcatcatcagcaataaaataaaaaagttatagtcctgagaataaagcgatgcaaaaataattattttttctataaaatagtttttatcgtataaaagcgccaaaacataaaaaaatgatataaatgaggtgtcgctgtaatcgtactgacccgaagaataaaactgctttatcaattttaccaaacgcggaacggtataaacgcctcccccaaaagaaattcatgagtagctggtttttggtcattctgccatacaaaaatcggaacaaaaagcgatcaaaaaatgtcacgtgcccgaaaatgttaccaataaaaacgtccactcgtcccgcaaaaaacaagacctcacatgactctgtggaccaaaatatggaaaaattatagctctcaaaatgtaacgcaaaaaatattttttgcaataaaaagcgtctttcagtgtgtgacggctgccaatcataaaaatccgctaaaaaacccactataaaagtaaatcaaaccccccttcatcacccccttagttagggaaaaattaaaaaaatgtatttatttccattttcccattagggttagggctacagtttgggttggggctaaagttagggttagggttggggctaaagttacagttagggtttagattacatttacagttgggaatagggttgggattagggttaggggtgtgtcagggttagaggtgtggttagggttactgttgggattagggttaggggtgtgtttggattagggtttcagttataattggggggtttccactgtttaggcacatcaggggctctccaaacgcgacatggcgtccgatctcaattccagccaattctgcgttgaaaaagtaaaacagtgcttcttcccttccgagctctcccgtgtgcccaaacaggggtttaccccaacatatggggtatcagcgtactcaggacaaataggacaacaacttttggggtccaaattctcctgttacccttgggaaaatacaaaactgggggctaaaaaataatttttgtggggaaaaaaaagatgttttattttcacggctctgcgttataaactgtagtgaaacacttgggggttcaaagttctcacaacacatctagataagttccatggggggtctagtttccaatatggggtcacttgggggtttctactgtttaggtacattaggggttctacaaacgcaatgtgacgcctgcagaccattccatctaagtctgcttccaaatggcactccttcccttctgagccctcccatgcgcccaaacggtggttccccccaacatatggggtatcagcgtactcaggacaaattggacaacaacttttgaggtcgaatctctcctcttaccctcgggaaaatacaaaactgagggctaaaaaataatttttgggggaaagattttttttaaaattttcacggctctgcgttacaaactgtagtgaaacacttgggggctcaaagctctcacaacacatctagatgagttccttagggggtctagtttccaaaatggtgtcacttgtggggggtttctactgtttaggtacattagggctctgcaaatgcaatgtgacacctgcagaccattccatctaagtctgcattccaaatggagctccttcccttccgagccctcccatgcgcccaaacagtggtttccccccccccccacatatggggtatcagcgcactcaggacaaattggacaacacattttggggtccaatttctcctgttaccctcgggaaaatagaaaactggggctaaaaaataatttttgtgggaaaaaaatttttgttttatttttacggctctccattataaacttatgtgaggcccttggtgggtcaaagcgctcaccacacatctagataagttccttagggggtctagtttccaaaatggtgtcacttgtggggggtttctactgtttaggtacattaggggctctgcaaacgcaatgtgacacttgcagaccattccatctaagtctgcattcaaatggcactccttcccttctgagccctcccatgcgcccaaacagtggttccccccacatatggtgtatcatcgtactcaggacaaattgggcaacaaattttggggtccaatttctcctgttaccctcgggaaaatacaaaactgggggctaaaaaaataatttttgtgggaaaaattttttgttttatttttacggctctgcattataaacttctgtgaagcacttggtgggtcaaagtgctcaccacacctctagataagttccttagggggtctactttccaaaatggtgtcacttgtggggggtttcaatgtttaggcacatcagtggctctccaaacgcaacatggcgtcccatctcaattcctgtcaattttgcattgaaaagtcaaacggcgctccttcccttccgagctctcccatccgcccaaacagtggtttacccccacatatggggtatcagcgtactcaggacaaattgtacaacaacttttggggtccaatttcttctcttacccttggaaaaataaaaaattgggggcgaaaagataatttttgtgaaaaaatatgattttttatttttacggttctacattataaacttctgtgaagcccttggtgggtcaaaatgctcaccacacctctagataagttccatagggggtctactttccaaaatggtgtcacttgtgggggtttcaatgtttaggcacatcaggggctctccaaacttttgcattgaaaagtcaaatggcgctccttcgcttccgagctctgccatgcgcccaaacagtggtttacccccacatgtggggtattggcgtactctggacaaattgtacaacaatgtttggggtccattttctcctgttacccttggtaaaataaaacaaattggagctgaattaaattttttgtgaaaaaaatttaaatgttcatttttatttaaccccttcatgacccagcctattttgaccttaaagaccttgccgttttttgcaattctgaccagtgtcccttcatgaggtaataactcaggaacgcttcaatggatcctagcggttctgagattgttttttcgtgacatattgggcttcatgttagtggtaaatttaggtcaataaattctgtgtttatttgtgataaaaacggaaatttggcgaaaattttgaaaatttcgcaattttcacattttgaatttttattctgttaaaccagagagttatgtgacacaaaatagttaataaataacatttcccacacgtctactttacatcagcacaattttggaaacaaaatttttttttgctaggaagttataagggttaaaatttgaccagcgatttctcatttttacaacgaaatttacaaaaccattttttttagggaccacctcacatttgaagtcagtttgaggggtctatatggctgaaaatacccaaaagtgacaccattctaaaaactgcacccctcaaggtgcacaaaaccacattcaagaagtttattaacccttcaggtgcttcacagcagcagaagcaacatggaaggaaaaaatgaacatttaactttttagtcacaaaaatgatttttcagcaacaatttttttattttcccaatggtaaaaggagaaactgaaccacgtacgttgttgtccaatttgtcctgagtacgccgatacctcatatgtgggggtaaaccactgttcgggcgcacggcagggcttggaagggaaggagcgccatttgactttttgaatgaaaaattggctgcactctttagcggacaccatgtcacatttggagagcccccgtgtgcctaaaaattggagctcccccacaagtgaccccattttggaaactagacgccccaaggaacttatctagatgcatagtgagccctttaaacccccaggtgcttcacaaattgatccgtaaaaatgaaaaagtacttttttttcacaaaaaaattcttttagcctcaattttttcattttcacatggacaacaggataaaatggatcctaaaatttgtttggcaatttctcctgagtacaccgatacttcacatgtgggggtaaaccactgtttgggcacatggtaaggctcggaagggaaggagcgccatttgactttttgaatgaaaaattatctccatcgatagcggacaccatgtcgcgtttggagagaccctgtgtgcttaaacattggagctcccccacaagtgaccccattttggaaactggaccccccaaggaacttatctagatgcctagtgagcactttaaaccctcaggtgcttcacaaattgatccgtaaaaatgaaaaagtacttttttttcacaaaaaatttattttcgcctcaattttttcattttcacatgggcaataggataaaatggatcctaaaatttgttgagcaatttctcccgagtacgccgatacctcatatgtgggggtaaaccactgtttgggcacacggcagggctcggaagggaaggcgcgccttttaactttttgaatggaaaattagctccaattgttagcggacaccatgtcgcatttggagagcccctgtgtgcctatgcaatggagctcccccacaagtgaccccattttggaaactagaccccccaaggaacttatctagatgcatactgagcactttaaacccccaggtgcttcacagaagtttataatgcagagccatgaaaataaaaaataatttttcttttctcaaaaatgattttttagcctggaatttcctattttgccaatggtaataggagaaattggaccacaaatgttgttgtccagtttgtcctgagtatgcagataccccatatgtgggggtaaaccactgtttgggcgcacggcagggctcagaagggaaggcacgccatttggctttttaaatggaaaattagctccaatcattagcggacaccatgtcgcgtttggagagcccctgtgtgcctaaacattggagatcccccacaaattaccccattttggaaactagacccccaaaggaactaatctagatgtgtagtgagcactttgaaccctcaagtgcttcacagaagtttataacgcagagccatgaaaataaaaaaaaaaaattattttctcaaaaatgaattttagcccgcaattttttattttcccaagggtaacaggagaaatttgaccccaaaagttgttgtccagtttctcctgagtacgctgataccccatatgtgggggtaaaccactgtttaggcacatgctggggctcggaagtgaagtagtgacgttttgaaatgcagactttgatggaatgctctgcgggcgtcacgttgcgtttgcagagcccctgatgtggctaaacagtagaaaccccccacaagtgaccccattttggaaactagaccccgaaaggaacttatctagatgtgaggtgagcactttgaacccccaagtgcttcacagaagttcataacacagagcagtgaaaataataaatacgttttctttcctcaaaaataattttttagcccagaattttttattttcccaagggttacaggagaaattggaccacaaaagttgttgtccagtttctcctgagtacgctgataccccatgtgtgggggtaaaccactgtttgggcacacgtgggggctcagaagggaagtagtgacttttgaaatgcagactttgatggaatggtctgcgggcgtcacattgcgtttgcagagcccctggtgtgcctaaacagtagaaaccccccacaagtgaccccattttggaaactagacccccaaaggaacttatctagatgtgtggtgagcactttcaacccccaagtgctttacagaagtttataacgcagagccgtgaaaataataaatacgttttctttcctcaaaaataattttttagcccagaattttttattttcctaagggttacaggagaaattggaccacaaaagttgttgtccagtttctcctgagtacgctgatgccccatgtgtgggggtaaaccactgtttgggcacacgtgggggctcagaagggaagtagtgacttttgaaatgcagactttgatggaatggtctgcgggcgtcatgttgcgtttgcagagcccctggtgtgcctaaacagtagaaaccccccacaagtgaccccattttggaaactagaccccccaaggaacttatctagatatgtggtgagcactttgaacccccaagtgcttcacagacgtttacaacgcagagccgtgaaaataaaaaatcatttttctttcctcaaaaatgatgttt contains:
- the LOC138675716 gene encoding uncharacterized protein, whose protein sequence is MRRWRSICDQYRRERQQRARSGDTALTKRKYIYFDRLAFLAPIMDLRPTQPNLTGRETGSYSESIIDPVGEGEEVAGPSSQPSSCITQAPPAPAPATGPGPAAARAPCSLDEPGDSSSPTVPLEASPQPAVISRRGRRRRDIPASDTRRHVDTGVLNYLSRAALDEEAYSRSLARCLRALPREVRLRVRGSMLILIDSCTLPPIPHMSYLSSWRGCSGNSITCSELTSTQK